Proteins from a single region of Thermoplasmata archaeon:
- a CDS encoding nucleotidyltransferase domain-containing protein, whose amino-acid sequence MPSATGLSIPASFLRFRERFGDEPFSVSDAAQVLRARPYLELSRLARLGWLFRIGRGRYATVDPLVRLTAGVETNLRPFRSKCFYPILYRSAGEILRLYSGRLRAIALFGSCARGTSGPESDLDLLVLLTERPISVYEDARERGRLDGSAAPLLVDEFDRTKHYHRAQVLVATEEDFARPAPVLFDLPQEARILYDPDGSLRSALRRLSRLLREKGARRIARAGEAPYWKLGTILEATA is encoded by the coding sequence GTGCCGAGTGCAACGGGCCTCTCGATTCCAGCCTCCTTCCTGCGGTTCCGCGAACGGTTCGGTGACGAGCCGTTCTCTGTGTCGGACGCTGCCCAGGTCCTCCGAGCGAGGCCGTACCTCGAGCTCTCGCGGCTCGCCCGGCTCGGGTGGCTCTTCCGGATCGGAAGGGGTCGGTACGCCACGGTGGACCCTCTCGTTCGCCTTACGGCGGGGGTAGAAACGAATCTCCGTCCGTTCCGGTCGAAGTGCTTCTACCCGATCCTCTATCGCTCGGCGGGTGAGATCCTTCGCTTGTACTCGGGTCGTCTGCGCGCGATCGCGCTCTTCGGTTCGTGCGCCCGCGGAACCTCGGGGCCGGAAAGCGACCTGGACCTCCTCGTCCTCCTGACGGAACGGCCGATATCGGTCTACGAGGACGCGAGGGAGCGGGGCCGGCTAGACGGGTCCGCGGCTCCGCTTCTCGTGGACGAATTCGACCGGACGAAACACTACCATCGGGCCCAGGTCCTCGTCGCGACGGAGGAGGACTTCGCTCGACCGGCCCCGGTCCTCTTCGACCTTCCCCAGGAGGCCCGGATCCTGTACGACCCCGATGGGTCGCTCCGCTCGGCACTTCGCCGACTCTCTCGCCTTCTCCGCGAGAAGGGAGCCCGGCGGATTGCCCGTGCTGGCGAAGCACCGTACTGGAAGCTAGGAACGATCCTCGAGGCGACGGCTTGA
- a CDS encoding HEPN domain-containing protein codes for MNLNAARGLIERASESLDGAEYALRRGHFANATSEAQRTVELSIKAALYAVRVEPPRGHDIHDWLLRHRDAFPPAVRSEVGEWAMAMSELARLREAAAYGEPRAGRTPGAIFFDKRETGRLVGRARSIHESVSGFLGALR; via the coding sequence TTGAATCTGAATGCCGCCCGTGGGCTCATCGAACGAGCCAGCGAATCGCTCGACGGAGCCGAATACGCCCTCCGCCGAGGACACTTTGCGAACGCAACGAGCGAGGCTCAGCGGACGGTCGAACTCTCCATAAAGGCCGCCCTCTACGCGGTCCGGGTCGAACCGCCCAGGGGACACGATATCCACGACTGGCTCCTTCGGCATCGCGATGCCTTTCCGCCGGCCGTACGGAGCGAGGTCGGCGAGTGGGCGATGGCGATGAGCGAACTCGCTCGACTTCGCGAGGCAGCGGCGTACGGAGAACCCCGCGCTGGACGCACGCCCGGCGCCATATTCTTCGATAAGCGCGAGACGGGGCGGCTTGTCGGGAGGGCTCGTTCGATTCACGAGTCGGTCTCGGGCTTCCTCGGCGCTCTTCGGTAG